A genomic region of Fundulus heteroclitus isolate FHET01 chromosome 24, MU-UCD_Fhet_4.1, whole genome shotgun sequence contains the following coding sequences:
- the LOC118557981 gene encoding carcinoembryonic antigen-related cell adhesion molecule 5-like, with translation MRAMKKMALVSAASVFLLCCFAAGSQGCERFAATGQNVDVPLGYNLKTTDTLKWKFKDTTIFYKRKDKLITGKKDAVTTDGSLRLININKSQEGVYTPEVFNINGIGQPLKTTHLCVLDPVKKPTINSTCMNSEVIFTCGHNQQPDGAQYKWFQSEELMSNETQISVKRKIAEIKNVHFSCNVSNEVSSEKSESWTNTCIEPVKKPELNATCSDSEVIFTCIAAQPDDAQYKWLLNGNVIANKTNISLIRGISESKKMNFSCQVYNEASSENSGSLTHSCEEPNFLGLPKELFGISIWVFIGCGGGFVLVLIIIIIVCCVQCKRKKKIKNNAVEIVSEISPAGRCLSVSMRNPC, from the exons ATGAGAGCGATGAAGAAGATGGCTTTGGTCTCTGCTGCGTCGgtgtttctgctctgctgcTTCGCCGCTGGCTCCCAAG GTTGTGAGCGGTTTGCTGCAACGGGCCAAAACGTCGATGTTCCTCTGGGATACAATCTGAAAACTACAGATACACTGAAATGGAAGTTTAAAGATACAACAATATTTTATAAAAGGAAAGATAAACTAATTACTGGGAAAAAAGATGCCGTCACTACAGATGGATCACTCAGActgataaatataaataagtCCCAGGAAGGCGTCTACACCCCTGAGGTTTTCAATATAAACGGAATTGGACAGCCCCTGAAAACGacacatttgtgtgttttgg ACCCTGTGAAGAAGCCTACAATAAACTCAACATGCATGAACTCAGAGGTTATCTTTACCTGCGGTCATAATCAG CAACCTGATGGTGCCCAATACAAATGGTTCCAGAGCGAGGAGCTGATGAGCAATGAAACACAAAtctctgtgaaaagaaaaatcgCAGAAATTAAAAACGTCCATTTTTCCTGTAATGTGAGCAACGAGGTCAGTTCAGAAAAAAGCGAGTCTTGGACCAATACCTGCATTG AGCCTGTGAAGAAGCCTGAATTAAATGCAACGTGTAGTGACTCAGAGGTCATCTTTACCTGCATCGCTGCACAG CCTGATGATGCACAGTACAAATGGTTGCTGAATGGCAACGTGATCgccaataaaacaaatatctcCCTGATAAGAGGaatttcagaaagtaaaaaaatgaaTTTCTCCTGTCAAGTTTACAACGAGGCCAGTTCTGAAAACAGTGGCTCTTTGACTCACTCCTGCGAGGAACCCA ACTTTCTAGGTCTCCCAAAGGAGTTGTTTGGAATCAGCATCTGGGTTTTTATTGGTTGTGGAGGAG gttttgttcTAGTGCtgataatcatcatcattgtgtGCTGTGTCCAatgtaaaaggaaaaagaagattaaaaatAACG CTGTTGAGATCGTGTCCGAGATCTCCCCAGCAGGACGCTGCCTGTCAGTCTCTATGCGAAATCCCTGTTGA